Proteins encoded within one genomic window of Bacillus thuringiensis:
- a CDS encoding YkvS family protein, translated as MQIAETGDIIEFKGGMQGRVQKVNQNSVIVDITIMENFRELDMEPLTVVSHKNYTVINQNA; from the coding sequence ATGCAGATCGCAGAAACTGGAGATATCATTGAATTTAAAGGTGGAATGCAAGGCCGTGTTCAAAAAGTAAATCAAAACTCCGTTATTGTAGATATAACAATTATGGAAAATTTTAGAGAACTAGATATGGAACCTCTTACAGTTGTAAGTCATAAAAACTATACTGTCATTAATCAAAATGCATAA
- the queC gene encoding 7-cyano-7-deazaguanine synthase QueC: protein MKKEKAVVVFSGGQDSTTCLFWAIEQFAEVEAVTFNYNQRHKLEIDCAVEIAKELGIKHTVLDMSLLNQLAPNALTRTDMEITHEEGELPSTFVDGRNLLFLSFAAVLAKQVGARHIVTGVCETDFSGYPDCRDVFVKSLNVTLNLSMDYPFVIHTPLMWIDKAETWKLSDELGAFEFVREKTLTCYNGIIGDGCGECPACQLRKAGLDTYLQEREGASN from the coding sequence ATGAAAAAAGAAAAGGCAGTTGTTGTTTTTAGTGGAGGACAAGATAGTACGACATGTTTATTTTGGGCAATAGAGCAGTTTGCAGAAGTAGAGGCTGTAACGTTTAATTACAATCAACGTCATAAGCTAGAAATTGATTGTGCAGTGGAAATTGCAAAAGAGCTAGGAATTAAACATACGGTACTAGATATGAGTCTATTAAATCAACTTGCTCCAAATGCGTTAACGAGGACGGATATGGAGATTACACATGAAGAAGGTGAATTACCATCGACGTTTGTAGATGGAAGGAATTTACTATTCTTATCATTTGCTGCTGTGTTAGCAAAACAAGTTGGAGCACGTCATATTGTAACGGGTGTATGTGAAACTGATTTTAGTGGTTATCCAGATTGCCGTGACGTGTTTGTGAAATCGTTAAACGTTACTTTAAATTTATCCATGGATTATCCGTTTGTGATTCATACACCACTTATGTGGATTGATAAAGCAGAAACATGGAAATTATCAGATGAACTTGGAGCATTCGAGTTTGTTCGAGAAAAAACATTAACATGTTATAACGGAATCATTGGTGATGGTTGCGGTGAATGTCCAGCATGTCAACTTCGTAAAGCAGGATTAGATACGTACCTACAAGAACGCGAAGGAGCGAGTAACTAA
- the queF gene encoding preQ(1) synthase — translation MAGRLDEDLKDVTLLGNQNTKYLFEYSPEILEVFDNNHPNRDYFVKFNCPEFTSLCPKTGQPDFATIYISYIPEQRMVESKSLKLYLFSFRNHGDFHEDCMNVIMNDLIKLMDPRYIEVWGKFTPRGGISIDPYCNYGRPGTKYEQMADYRMMNHDLYPETIDNR, via the coding sequence ATGGCAGGAAGATTAGATGAAGATTTAAAAGATGTAACATTATTAGGAAATCAAAATACAAAATATTTATTTGAATATAGCCCAGAAATTTTAGAGGTATTTGATAACAATCATCCAAACCGTGATTATTTTGTGAAATTTAATTGTCCTGAATTTACAAGCTTATGTCCGAAAACAGGCCAACCAGATTTTGCAACAATTTATATTAGCTACATTCCAGAACAAAGAATGGTAGAGAGTAAATCTCTAAAGCTATATTTATTTAGTTTCCGCAATCACGGTGATTTCCACGAAGATTGCATGAATGTTATCATGAATGATTTAATTAAACTAATGGATCCGCGTTACATTGAGGTATGGGGGAAATTCACACCACGTGGAGGGATTTCAATTGATCCTTACTGCAACTATGGTCGCCCAGGAACGAAGTATGAGCAAATGGCAGACTACCGTATGATGAACCATGATCTATATCCAGAAACAATTGATAATCGTTAA
- the queD gene encoding 6-carboxytetrahydropterin synthase QueD, producing the protein MDNFFGFRIVENLQKMDEDIQRKQLKYHNKRVMVSKEFTFDAAHHLHCYEGKCKNLHGHTYKVVFGISGYVNEIGLAIDFGDIKEIWKNEIEIYLDHRYLNETLPAMNTTAENMVVWIYEKMAEALLKDNRVNEYKGARVEFVRLFETPTSYAEVRREWMLDE; encoded by the coding sequence ATGGATAATTTCTTTGGATTTCGCATTGTAGAAAATTTACAAAAAATGGACGAGGATATTCAGCGTAAACAGCTCAAATATCATAATAAAAGAGTAATGGTCAGCAAGGAATTTACATTTGATGCAGCACACCATTTACATTGTTATGAAGGGAAATGTAAAAACTTACATGGTCACACATATAAAGTTGTATTTGGGATTAGTGGATATGTAAATGAGATAGGTCTTGCGATTGACTTTGGAGATATAAAAGAAATTTGGAAGAATGAAATAGAAATTTATTTAGACCATCGTTATTTAAACGAAACGTTACCAGCTATGAATACGACTGCTGAAAATATGGTCGTTTGGATTTACGAAAAGATGGCAGAAGCATTACTAAAAGATAATCGTGTGAACGAATATAAAGGAGCTCGTGTTGAATTTGTTCGTCTTTTCGAGACGCCAACTAGTTATGCGGAAGTAAGACGGGAGTGGATGCTCGATGAGTAA
- the kinB gene encoding sporulation sensor histidine kinase KinB — MLVYHLFWNQKGKRSPKLNSAIFIVLCCLVTILCITFAAKTNYGFQFDMRHIVLIVGTLTGGPIAGGSILVVLNIYRFLLGGIGVFPSIIGSILLFIVLLFTYKFFNRTSNRIKITLAIIYSLTYGFSWIPFFLSKVTNKADYIPHIIVYELCTILGTILTLYLLHILQTQVRLQNELMNAEKFHLIGEMAASISHEIRNPLTSTKGFLQLLQSDTCTEQERKLYIDIAINGIEQANHVLTDYLTFAKPSIEKEQRLQLEEELLHALSLITPLANLTNVRTHYIKQSTSFFIAGEKQKLNQCLLNILKNCIEAMPKGGDLYFTLVPDHKHIQLYIKDTGIGMDTEQVKRLGSPFYSTKEKGTGLGMMVVFSVVQAMNGKIDIISEKGIGTTFLLTFPLIQKT; from the coding sequence ATGCTCGTATACCATTTATTTTGGAATCAAAAAGGGAAACGTTCTCCTAAATTAAATTCAGCAATATTTATTGTATTATGTTGCCTCGTTACTATACTATGTATCACTTTCGCAGCAAAAACAAATTATGGATTTCAATTTGATATGCGTCATATCGTATTAATTGTCGGTACATTAACCGGAGGTCCTATTGCTGGTGGCTCTATATTAGTTGTATTAAATATATACCGCTTCTTATTAGGAGGAATAGGTGTTTTCCCATCGATTATCGGTTCTATCCTTCTATTTATTGTCCTATTATTTACATACAAATTTTTCAATCGAACTTCTAATCGTATAAAAATAACACTTGCTATTATCTACAGTCTCACATACGGATTTAGTTGGATACCTTTCTTCCTTTCAAAGGTTACAAACAAGGCTGATTATATACCACATATTATTGTGTATGAGTTATGTACGATACTTGGTACGATCCTTACTTTATATTTACTACACATATTACAAACTCAAGTGCGTCTCCAAAACGAACTTATGAATGCTGAAAAATTTCATTTAATTGGTGAAATGGCAGCGTCTATCTCTCATGAAATTCGCAATCCATTAACTTCAACGAAAGGATTTTTGCAACTTTTACAATCAGATACATGCACTGAGCAGGAGCGAAAATTATATATCGACATAGCCATCAACGGAATCGAACAAGCAAACCACGTCCTTACAGATTATTTAACCTTTGCGAAACCAAGTATTGAAAAAGAACAAAGATTACAGTTAGAGGAAGAACTACTACATGCATTATCGTTAATTACACCACTTGCTAATTTAACAAATGTGCGTACACATTATATAAAGCAAAGCACTTCTTTTTTTATCGCGGGAGAAAAACAAAAACTAAATCAATGCTTGTTAAATATTTTAAAAAACTGCATTGAGGCCATGCCAAAAGGCGGTGATCTTTATTTCACATTAGTTCCTGATCATAAGCATATTCAGTTATATATAAAAGATACAGGAATCGGTATGGATACAGAACAAGTGAAACGTCTCGGCTCTCCTTTCTATTCAACGAAAGAAAAAGGAACTGGACTTGGAATGATGGTCGTATTCAGTGTTGTTCAAGCTATGAATGGAAAGATTGATATTATAAGTGAAAAAGGAATCGGTACAACCTTCTTATTAACTTTTCCACTCATACAAAAAACGTGA
- the queE gene encoding 7-carboxy-7-deazaguanine synthase QueE — translation MSKIPVLEIFGPTIQGEGMVVGQKTMFIRTAGCDYSCAWCDSAFTWDGSAKDQIRQMTAEDVWNELVEIGGENFSHVTISGGNPALLKNIEFLLSILKENGMRTAIETQGSKWQEWLLQIDEITISPKPPSSTMKTDFQKLDVIIQKLAGKDISLKVVVFDDYDFEYAVKMHERYPDVPFFLQVGNDDTKTVDDTMLIKKLLDKYEWLIDKAVNCKEMNNAKVLPQLHALVWGNKRGV, via the coding sequence ATGAGTAAAATCCCTGTCTTAGAAATATTTGGTCCGACTATTCAAGGTGAAGGAATGGTTGTAGGGCAAAAGACAATGTTTATCCGTACAGCTGGCTGTGATTATAGCTGCGCTTGGTGTGATTCTGCTTTTACGTGGGATGGATCGGCTAAAGATCAAATTAGACAGATGACAGCAGAAGACGTTTGGAATGAGCTTGTAGAAATTGGTGGCGAAAATTTTTCTCATGTTACGATTTCAGGTGGAAATCCAGCATTGCTGAAAAATATTGAGTTTCTTCTTTCTATATTAAAAGAGAATGGAATGCGAACAGCAATCGAAACGCAAGGGAGTAAATGGCAAGAGTGGTTACTTCAAATTGATGAGATAACGATTTCTCCAAAGCCACCAAGTTCGACAATGAAAACTGATTTTCAGAAGTTAGATGTTATTATTCAGAAACTAGCAGGAAAAGATATTAGTTTAAAGGTAGTAGTATTTGACGATTATGATTTCGAGTATGCAGTTAAGATGCACGAACGTTATCCAGATGTACCATTTTTCTTACAAGTAGGGAATGATGATACAAAAACTGTGGATGATACGATGCTGATTAAGAAATTATTAGATAAGTATGAGTGGCTGATTGATAAAGCTGTAAATTGTAAAGAGATGAATAATGCAAAAGTATTGCCGCAGCTTCATGCCTTAGTATGGGGAAATAAACGCGGAGTATAA
- a CDS encoding DUF6254 family protein — MSKKKKEEERAWKARKENQKPHGKVKAFAELVEGTEKT; from the coding sequence ATGTCCAAGAAAAAGAAAGAAGAAGAGCGCGCTTGGAAAGCACGTAAAGAAAATCAAAAACCACATGGAAAAGTGAAAGCTTTTGCTGAATTAGTTGAAGGAACAGAAAAAACGTGA
- a CDS encoding M3 family oligoendopeptidase, protein MSFKDYEYKRPNIEELKEKFTVALEKFDNAKTVEEQKQVINSINEIRNDFGTMGNLCYIRHSVDTTDAFYKEEQDFFDEFSPVVQGYGTKYYNALIHSPFREELEAYYGKQLFALAECDLKTYSDEVVKDLQLENKLSSQYTQLLASAKIDFAGEERTLSQLIPFMQGKERSERKAASEAYYGFLAGNEEELDRIYDELVKVRTKIAKTLGFKNFVELGYARMYRTDYNAEMVANYRQQVLDYIVPVTTELRQRQKARIGVEKLAYYDENFEFPTGNPTPKGDADWIVNHGKTMYKELSAETDEFFNFMLDNDLLDLVAKKGKAGGGYCTYIENYKAPFIFSNFNGTSGDIDVLTHEAGHAFQVYESREFEIPEYNWPTYEACEIHSMSMEFFTWPWMKLFFEEDADKYYFSHLSSALLFLPYGVSVDEYQHYVYENPEASPEERKTAWRNIEKKYLPHRDYEDNDYLERGGFWQRQGHIYSSPFYYIDYTLAQICALQFWKRARDNRQEAWEDYVNLCQQGGSKSFLELVEVANLTSPFAEGCVKSVITEIEAWLHAIDDTKL, encoded by the coding sequence ATGTCATTTAAAGACTATGAATATAAACGCCCAAATATTGAAGAATTAAAAGAGAAGTTTACTGTTGCTTTAGAGAAGTTTGATAACGCCAAAACGGTAGAAGAACAAAAACAAGTCATCAATTCAATTAACGAAATTCGCAACGACTTCGGTACAATGGGGAATCTTTGTTATATTCGTCATTCTGTTGATACGACAGATGCTTTTTATAAGGAAGAGCAAGATTTCTTTGATGAATTCTCTCCAGTTGTACAAGGATATGGTACAAAGTATTATAATGCGTTAATTCATTCTCCATTCCGTGAAGAATTAGAAGCGTATTATGGGAAGCAATTATTTGCCCTTGCGGAGTGTGATTTAAAAACATATTCTGATGAAGTCGTGAAAGATTTACAATTAGAGAATAAATTGTCTTCACAATATACACAGTTATTAGCGTCTGCAAAAATTGACTTTGCAGGAGAAGAAAGAACGTTATCACAGCTTATTCCATTTATGCAAGGGAAGGAAAGAAGTGAACGTAAAGCAGCAAGTGAAGCATATTACGGTTTTTTAGCTGGAAATGAGGAAGAGTTAGATCGTATTTATGACGAGCTTGTTAAAGTGAGAACGAAAATCGCTAAAACTTTAGGTTTCAAAAATTTTGTTGAACTTGGATATGCAAGAATGTACCGTACAGATTATAATGCGGAAATGGTGGCGAATTATCGTCAGCAAGTACTTGATTATATTGTTCCAGTTACAACGGAATTAAGACAAAGACAAAAAGCACGTATTGGTGTAGAAAAATTAGCATATTATGATGAAAACTTTGAGTTTCCTACTGGTAATCCAACTCCAAAAGGAGATGCGGATTGGATTGTTAATCATGGGAAAACGATGTATAAAGAGTTATCGGCTGAAACGGATGAATTTTTCAATTTCATGCTAGATAATGATTTATTAGATTTAGTTGCGAAAAAAGGAAAAGCTGGCGGTGGATATTGTACATATATCGAGAATTATAAAGCACCATTTATATTCTCGAACTTCAACGGAACATCTGGCGACATTGACGTATTAACACATGAAGCTGGTCATGCTTTCCAAGTATATGAAAGTCGTGAGTTTGAAATTCCAGAATACAATTGGCCAACGTATGAAGCGTGTGAAATTCATTCTATGAGTATGGAATTCTTTACATGGCCATGGATGAAGTTATTCTTTGAAGAAGATGCAGATAAATATTACTTCTCTCACCTAAGTTCAGCACTTCTGTTTTTACCATATGGTGTATCTGTTGATGAATATCAACATTATGTATATGAAAATCCAGAAGCTTCACCAGAAGAGCGTAAGACAGCATGGCGTAATATAGAGAAAAAGTATTTGCCGCATCGTGATTATGAAGATAATGATTATTTAGAGCGCGGTGGATTCTGGCAACGTCAAGGGCATATTTATAGCTCGCCGTTCTATTATATCGACTACACGTTAGCACAAATTTGCGCACTGCAATTTTGGAAACGTGCAAGAGATAATAGACAAGAGGCGTGGGAAGATTATGTGAATCTGTGCCAACAAGGTGGAAGTAAATCGTTCTTAGAATTAGTGGAAGTTGCAAATTTAACATCACCATTTGCTGAAGGCTGTGTAAAAAGTGTCATTACAGAAATTGAAGCATGGCTACATGCGATTGACGACACAAAATTGTAA
- a CDS encoding DinB family protein, with the protein MLQSNMDVSLESLVNSLQSTRSTLLSEIEMLNDTEVNVKPRRDKWSIIQILHHLHLVEQSVTSALVYALQKNERNTTPFKDLQLTLDRTHKREAPQQMQPTETLMKKQQGIQLLEHSRQELLHALHSVIDEKDLFENGLKHPIFNDLNLYQWIQFLDLHEQRHLTQLKEAKHAILQR; encoded by the coding sequence ATGCTTCAATCTAATATGGATGTGAGTTTAGAAAGTTTGGTGAACTCATTACAGTCTACTCGAAGCACGCTATTATCAGAAATTGAAATGTTAAATGATACAGAAGTGAATGTAAAGCCACGCCGTGATAAATGGAGTATTATTCAAATTTTGCATCACTTACATTTAGTTGAACAATCTGTCACGTCTGCCCTTGTATATGCTTTACAAAAAAATGAAAGAAACACGACTCCATTTAAAGACCTCCAACTTACGCTTGATCGCACACATAAACGAGAAGCTCCTCAGCAAATGCAACCAACAGAAACGTTAATGAAAAAACAGCAAGGAATTCAATTGCTAGAACATTCACGACAAGAACTATTACACGCGCTTCATAGTGTTATAGATGAAAAAGATTTATTTGAAAATGGATTAAAGCATCCTATTTTTAATGATCTGAATTTGTATCAGTGGATTCAATTTCTTGATTTGCATGAACAAAGACATCTTACGCAGTTAAAAGAGGCGAAACACGCAATTTTACAACGATAA